In Molothrus ater isolate BHLD 08-10-18 breed brown headed cowbird chromosome 11, BPBGC_Mater_1.1, whole genome shotgun sequence, a genomic segment contains:
- the GNAI2 gene encoding guanine nucleotide-binding protein G(i) subunit alpha-2, with translation MGCTVSAEDKAAAERSRMIDKNLREDGEKAAREVKLLLLGAGESGKSTIVKQMKIIHEDGYSEEECRQYKAVVYSNTIQSIMAIIKAMGNLQIDFGDSSRADDARQLFALSSTAEEQGIMPEDLANVIRRLWADNGVQACFNRSREYQLNDSAAYYLNDLERIARADYIPTQQDVLRTRVKTTGIVETHFTFKDLHFKMFDVGGQRSERKKWIHCFEGVTAIIFCVALSAYDLVLAEDEEMNRMHESMKLFDSICNNKWFTDTSIILFLNKKDLFEEKIVHSSLTICFPEYTGANKYDEAASYIQSKFEDLNKRKDTKEIYTHFTCATDTKNVQFVFDAVTDVIIKNNLKDCGLF, from the exons atgggCTGCACCGTGAGCGCCGAGGACAAGGCGGCCGCCGAGCGCTCTCGCATGATCGACAAGAACCTGCGGGAGGACGGCGAGAAGGCGGCGCGGGAGgtgaaactgctgctgctgg GTGCTGGCGAGTCTGGGAAGAGCACCATCGTCAAACAGATGAA gatCATCCATGAGGATGGCTATTCAGAGGAGGAGTGCCGGCAGTACAAAGCTGTGGTCTACAGCAACACCATCCAGTCCATTATGGCTATCATCAAGGCGATGGGGAACCTGCAGATTGACTTTGGAGACTCCTCCAGAGCG GATGATGCTCGGCAGCTGTTTGCACTCTCCTCcactgctgaggagcagggcaTCATGCCCGAGGACCTGGCCAACGTCATCCGGAGGCTGTGGGCTGACAATGGGGTCCAGGCTTGCTTCAACCGCTCCCGGGAGTACCAGCTGAACGACTCTGCTGCCTA CTACCTGAACGACCTGGAGAGGATAGCCCGTGCTGACTACATCCCCacccagcaggatgtgctgcGCACCAGGGTGAAGACCACGGGCATCGTAGAGACTCACTTCACCTTTAAGGACCTGCACTTCAA GATGTTCGATGTGGGAGGCCAGCGCTCGGAACGGAAGAAGTGGATCCACTGCTTCGAGGGGGTGACAGCCATCATTTTCTGTGTGGCCCTGAGTGCCTATGACCTGGTGCTGGCTGAAGATGAGGAGATG AACCGGATGCATGAGAGCATGAAGCTGTTTGACAGCATCTGCAATAACAAGTGGTTCACAGACACATCCATCATCCTCTTCCTCAACAAGAAGGACCTCTTTGAGGAGAAGATTGTGCACAGCTCCCTCACCATCTGCTTCCCTGAGTACACAG GGGCCAACAAGTATGACGAGGCAGCCAGCTACATACAGAGCAAGTTTGAGGACCTGAACAAGAGAAAGGACACCAAGGAGATCTACACCCACTTCACCTGTGCCACGGACACCAAGAACGTGCAGTTCGTCTTCGACGCCGTCACCGACGTCATCATCAAAAACAACCTGAAGGACTGTGGTCTCTTCTGA
- the SLC38A3 gene encoding sodium-coupled neutral amino acid transporter 3 isoform X2, whose translation MDTTDVPLQAEMVELVPNGKHAAALTATTVPSLAGDRFEENQTGVAEMEEFLPHGAEKKQTHFTDFEGKTSFGMSVFNLSNAIMGSGILGLAYAMANTGIILFLFLLTAVALLSSYSIHLLLKSSGIVGIRAYEQLGYRAFGTPGKLAAAIAITLQNIGAMSSYLYIVKSEVPLVIQTFLNLEEKTTDWYMNGNYLVILVSVTIILPLALMKQLGYLGYASGFSLSCMVFFLISVIYKKFQIPCPLPEQEGNITGVLNVTTVSTSDYQNGYTVLQAPEQDTCTPSFFTLNSQTAYTIPIMAFAFVCHPEVLPIYTELKDPSKKKMQCISNISIMVMYLMYFLAALFGYLTFYDRVESELLHTYNKVDPFDVLILCVRVAVLTAVTLTVPIVLFPVRRAIQQMLFQGKDFSWIRHISIAVILLTFINLLVIFAPSILGIFGLIGATSAPCLIFIFPAIFYIRIMPKDKEPLRSTPKILAACFALLGVVFMIMSLSFIIIDWATGGGKSGGSH comes from the exons ATGGATACCACGGACGTGCCCCTCCAGGCTGAGATGGTGGAGCTGGTGCCCAATGGGAAGCATGCGGCCGCACTCACCGCCACCACTGTCCCCTCACTGGCGGGTGACAG ATTTGAAGAGAACCAGACTGGCGTGGCAGAGATGGAGGAGTTCCTGCCCCACGGTGCCGAGAAGAAGCAGACACACTTCACTGAT TTTGAAGGGAAGACGTCTTTCGGGATGTCCGTCTTCAATCTGAGCAATGCCATCATGGGCAGCGGCATCCTGGGGCTGGCCTATGCCATGGCCAACACCGGCATCATCCTCTTCCT ctTCCTCCTCACAGCAGTGGCCCTGCTCTCCAGCTACTCCATCCACCTGCTGCTCAAATCCTCAGGCATTGTGG gcaTCCGTGCCTATGAGCAGCTGGGTTACCGAGCGTTCGGCACGCCAGGGAAGCTGGCTGCGGCCATCGCCATCACGCTGCAGAACATCGGGG ccatGTCCAGCTACCTGTACATTGTCAAATCTGAAGTGCCTCTGGTCATCCAGACCTTCCTGAACCTGGAGGAGAAGACCAC GGACTGGTACATGAATGGGAACTACCTGGTGATTCTGGTTTCTGTCACCATTATCCTGCCCCTGGCCCTCATGAAGCAGCTGG GCTACCTTGGCTACGCCAGCGGCTTCTCCCTCAGCTGTATGGTCTTCTTCCTGATCTCG gtcATCTACAAGAAATTCCAAATCCCCTGCCCACTTCCGGAGCAGGAGGGGAACATCACGGGCGTCCTCAATGTCACCACTGTCAGCACCAGTGACTACCAGAATGGCTACACCGTCCTCCAGGCCCCCGAGCAGGACACTTGCACACCCAGCTTCTTCACCCTGAATTCACAG ACAGCCTACACCATCCCCATCATGGCCTTCGCCTTCGTCTGCCACCCCGAGGTCCTGCCCATCTACACTGAGCTGAAGGA TCCCTCCAAGAAGAAGATGCAGTGCATCTCCAACATCTCCATCATGGTCATGTACCTCATGTACTTCTTGGCTGCCCTCTTTGGGTACCTCACGTTTTACG ACCGTGTGgagtcagagctgctgcacacgTACAACAAGGTGGATCCCTTTGATGTGCTCATCCTGTGTGTGCGTGTGGCTGTGCTGACGGCTGTCACCCTCACCGTCCCCATCGTCCTCTTCCCG gtgcgTCGGGCCATCCAGCAGATGCTGTTCCAAGGGAAAGACTTCAGCTGGATCCGCCACATCTCCATTGCTGTGATCCTGCTGACCTTCATCAACCTCCTCGTCATCTTTGCCCCCTCCATTCTCGGCATCTTCGGCTTGATTG gtgccacctctgctccctgcctcaTCTTCATCTTCCCTGCCATCTTCTACATCCGCATCATGCCCAAGGACAAGGAGCCACTGCGCTCCACCCCCAAAATATTG GCTGCCTGCTTTGCCCTCCTCGGGGTGGTCTTCATGATCATGAGCTTGAGCTTCATCATCATCGACTGGGCCACGGGTGGGGGGAAGAGCGGCGGCAGCCACTAG
- the SLC38A3 gene encoding sodium-coupled neutral amino acid transporter 3 isoform X1: protein MEPRAAGRGVESLSRAHSKPSCLPAMDTTDVPLQAEMVELVPNGKHAAALTATTVPSLAGDRFEENQTGVAEMEEFLPHGAEKKQTHFTDFEGKTSFGMSVFNLSNAIMGSGILGLAYAMANTGIILFLFLLTAVALLSSYSIHLLLKSSGIVGIRAYEQLGYRAFGTPGKLAAAIAITLQNIGAMSSYLYIVKSEVPLVIQTFLNLEEKTTDWYMNGNYLVILVSVTIILPLALMKQLGYLGYASGFSLSCMVFFLISVIYKKFQIPCPLPEQEGNITGVLNVTTVSTSDYQNGYTVLQAPEQDTCTPSFFTLNSQTAYTIPIMAFAFVCHPEVLPIYTELKDPSKKKMQCISNISIMVMYLMYFLAALFGYLTFYDRVESELLHTYNKVDPFDVLILCVRVAVLTAVTLTVPIVLFPVRRAIQQMLFQGKDFSWIRHISIAVILLTFINLLVIFAPSILGIFGLIGATSAPCLIFIFPAIFYIRIMPKDKEPLRSTPKILAACFALLGVVFMIMSLSFIIIDWATGGGKSGGSH from the exons ATGGAGCCGAGAGCTGCGGGCAGGGGAGTGGAG AGCCTGAGTAGAGCCCATAGCAAGCCCAGCTGTCTCCCAGCCATGGATACCACGGACGTGCCCCTCCAGGCTGAGATGGTGGAGCTGGTGCCCAATGGGAAGCATGCGGCCGCACTCACCGCCACCACTGTCCCCTCACTGGCGGGTGACAG ATTTGAAGAGAACCAGACTGGCGTGGCAGAGATGGAGGAGTTCCTGCCCCACGGTGCCGAGAAGAAGCAGACACACTTCACTGAT TTTGAAGGGAAGACGTCTTTCGGGATGTCCGTCTTCAATCTGAGCAATGCCATCATGGGCAGCGGCATCCTGGGGCTGGCCTATGCCATGGCCAACACCGGCATCATCCTCTTCCT ctTCCTCCTCACAGCAGTGGCCCTGCTCTCCAGCTACTCCATCCACCTGCTGCTCAAATCCTCAGGCATTGTGG gcaTCCGTGCCTATGAGCAGCTGGGTTACCGAGCGTTCGGCACGCCAGGGAAGCTGGCTGCGGCCATCGCCATCACGCTGCAGAACATCGGGG ccatGTCCAGCTACCTGTACATTGTCAAATCTGAAGTGCCTCTGGTCATCCAGACCTTCCTGAACCTGGAGGAGAAGACCAC GGACTGGTACATGAATGGGAACTACCTGGTGATTCTGGTTTCTGTCACCATTATCCTGCCCCTGGCCCTCATGAAGCAGCTGG GCTACCTTGGCTACGCCAGCGGCTTCTCCCTCAGCTGTATGGTCTTCTTCCTGATCTCG gtcATCTACAAGAAATTCCAAATCCCCTGCCCACTTCCGGAGCAGGAGGGGAACATCACGGGCGTCCTCAATGTCACCACTGTCAGCACCAGTGACTACCAGAATGGCTACACCGTCCTCCAGGCCCCCGAGCAGGACACTTGCACACCCAGCTTCTTCACCCTGAATTCACAG ACAGCCTACACCATCCCCATCATGGCCTTCGCCTTCGTCTGCCACCCCGAGGTCCTGCCCATCTACACTGAGCTGAAGGA TCCCTCCAAGAAGAAGATGCAGTGCATCTCCAACATCTCCATCATGGTCATGTACCTCATGTACTTCTTGGCTGCCCTCTTTGGGTACCTCACGTTTTACG ACCGTGTGgagtcagagctgctgcacacgTACAACAAGGTGGATCCCTTTGATGTGCTCATCCTGTGTGTGCGTGTGGCTGTGCTGACGGCTGTCACCCTCACCGTCCCCATCGTCCTCTTCCCG gtgcgTCGGGCCATCCAGCAGATGCTGTTCCAAGGGAAAGACTTCAGCTGGATCCGCCACATCTCCATTGCTGTGATCCTGCTGACCTTCATCAACCTCCTCGTCATCTTTGCCCCCTCCATTCTCGGCATCTTCGGCTTGATTG gtgccacctctgctccctgcctcaTCTTCATCTTCCCTGCCATCTTCTACATCCGCATCATGCCCAAGGACAAGGAGCCACTGCGCTCCACCCCCAAAATATTG GCTGCCTGCTTTGCCCTCCTCGGGGTGGTCTTCATGATCATGAGCTTGAGCTTCATCATCATCGACTGGGCCACGGGTGGGGGGAAGAGCGGCGGCAGCCACTAG